AGACACGTCGGTCTCCATCGCGGCGTGAGGAACTGTGGGTAATATTCTGCAGTTCCTGATTATCAATGCCACAATGAATAATGATCTGAGTTACCCCCGGCTTGAGTGTCCGCAACTCGTCCAGGTATGCCTGTTTTCGCTTTCCATAGTCTGGTTCGCCATAAAACTGAACCAGTTCATCCAGCACGGGCAGACCATTTTTCTCAAGAACCTCTTTGAGTTCTTTCGCTTTTTCTGCAATCAGGCCATATTTCTTCGGATCAAGATTGGCAACAAACAGAACCGGGAGTTGGTACTCAATCCCCAGGTTCACATACATTTCCAGCAGATCAGGGCGGCTGATGACGGCCCCCATATGGGTATCGAGGTGACTTAAGGGAACTCCGAATTTTTTCGCACGCTCGATCTGGGCTCGCAGCTCTTTTTCTGCATCTTTCACATTCACATGCTGCATCACCTGACCGACGTTGTCCCAGAGATAATGCTCCTCGTCCAACAGGCTAGGCACTTGATCACGCGATGCAACCGGTCCCCAGCGATAATTTTTCCATTCGGAATTCAGAGTCAGATGAATCCCGAAATCCTGATCCGGATTCTGTTTTGCGTAATCTGCAAATTCCTT
The sequence above is a segment of the Gimesia algae genome. Coding sequences within it:
- a CDS encoding polysaccharide deacetylase family protein, translated to MKHQLLLTWFCVIAATSVASVQAEHKETGEKRYLIIHADDAGMSHSVNQATIEGMQKGIVSSASIMVPCPWFKEFADYAKQNPDQDFGIHLTLNSEWKNYRWGPVASRDQVPSLLDEEHYLWDNVGQVMQHVNVKDAEKELRAQIERAKKFGVPLSHLDTHMGAVISRPDLLEMYVNLGIEYQLPVLFVANLDPKKYGLIAEKAKELKEVLEKNGLPVLDELVQFYGEPDYGKRKQAYLDELRTLKPGVTQIIIHCGIDNQELQNITHSSSRRDGDRRVFTDLEVMKEIKDLGIEVITWKQFHEMAKQKVAVTE